The proteins below come from a single Deltaproteobacteria bacterium genomic window:
- a CDS encoding ferredoxin-thioredoxin reductase catalytic domain-containing protein, which produces MKDGLEVSWEEVEKLYARLHREAEASGYHLNPDVAFTKELVKGLLINEKRYGYWACPCRLASGNKGEDLDIICPCDYRDPDLTDYDACYCALYVSGAVLKGEKKINSIPERRPPEEERKNSKSGSGDQKIFSLPLPVWRCRVCGYLCAREEPPEVCPVCKVKKERFERFI; this is translated from the coding sequence ATGAAAGACGGGTTGGAAGTAAGTTGGGAAGAGGTGGAAAAACTCTATGCTCGGCTGCATCGGGAAGCGGAGGCCTCTGGATACCATCTTAACCCGGATGTGGCTTTCACCAAAGAACTTGTCAAAGGCCTACTCATAAACGAAAAAAGGTATGGCTACTGGGCATGTCCGTGCCGGTTGGCCTCGGGCAATAAAGGAGAAGACCTTGATATTATTTGTCCTTGCGATTACCGCGATCCTGATTTGACGGATTACGACGCCTGTTATTGCGCCCTATACGTTTCCGGGGCCGTTTTAAAAGGTGAGAAAAAAATTAATTCCATCCCAGAAAGAAGACCGCCTGAAGAAGAGAGGAAAAACTCCAAATCAGGATCCGGGGACCAAAAAATATTTTCCCTCCCCCTGCCCGTCTGGAGATGCCGGGTTTGCGGTTACTTGTGCGCCAGGGAAGAACCTCCTGAAGTCTGTCCGGTATGCAAAGTTAAAAAAGAGCGATTCGAAAGGTTTATTTAA
- a CDS encoding glutaredoxin family protein: protein MGMIHVAGENKGSIVLYALSTCVWCRKMKQLLDQLGVEYHYVDVDLLQGEEKTKATAEVKKLNPRCSFPTLSINEQCIVGFDEKKIEEALKS, encoded by the coding sequence ATGGGAATGATCCATGTCGCCGGAGAGAACAAAGGGAGTATTGTTCTCTATGCCCTGAGCACTTGTGTTTGGTGTCGAAAAATGAAGCAGTTACTGGACCAATTGGGCGTGGAGTATCATTATGTCGATGTCGACCTTCTCCAGGGTGAAGAAAAAACGAAAGCCACCGCGGAGGTTAAAAAACTGAACCCCCGTTGCTCATTCCCCACTCTTTCCATTAACGAGCAATGCATCGTGGGCTTTGATGAAAAGAAGATCGAGGAGGCTTTAAAATCATGA
- a CDS encoding nucleoside hydrolase, translated as MKKKVIIDCDVGVDDALALILGFHSPGLEIKAVTGVNGNVPIDTVFPNIQKVLSLIQPPDQPVIARGASHPLKGKSFYAHSVHGEDGLGGAKTFYLHDPLAVGGVTDPELMSKEKLALHVETEEGERYGQVWEVAAGKGLQNIEVCLGVNSGKFLELFLSSLED; from the coding sequence ATGAAAAAGAAAGTTATCATCGATTGCGACGTGGGAGTGGATGATGCCCTGGCATTAATCCTGGGCTTTCATTCGCCCGGACTGGAAATCAAAGCCGTTACGGGGGTGAACGGAAATGTTCCCATCGATACGGTTTTTCCAAATATCCAGAAAGTTTTATCTCTCATCCAGCCCCCGGACCAACCGGTCATTGCGCGGGGGGCAAGCCATCCCTTAAAAGGGAAATCGTTTTATGCCCATTCCGTGCACGGAGAAGATGGGCTGGGAGGGGCGAAGACTTTTTATCTCCATGACCCTCTGGCAGTGGGTGGGGTGACCGATCCGGAATTAATGAGCAAAGAAAAGCTGGCCCTCCACGTAGAGACCGAAGAAGGAGAGCGGTATGGCCAGGTCTGGGAGGTAGCAGCAGGGAAGGGCCTTCAGAACATCGAGGTTTGTTTGGGGGTGAACTCAGGAAAATTTTTAGAACTTTTTTTATCCAGCCTGGAGGATTGA